In the Caenorhabditis elegans chromosome X genome, one interval contains:
- the meg-1 gene encoding Protein meg-1 (Confirmed by transcript evidence): MDNRGHFSSNGNFPPQGYHRREQSQEGMRIGNHHGPFSSGNMRSIGGSAQNQQQRHWTNMLNGSNNVENSWVCFSGNTSLADDPNVLSNFSALAQQRVNHFDTIVQERDNRNASFLNGSAVGNNLNTSFSVFGNLRGGDQDHRVLSDHTGIYTGLGSTGQNAVGTGIRLAADVANGNFLEQRAPTAMGHNQSYSALNQSLAPTLLDQYNQALLDQYNQSSQMAQGRGYPAPNIAYGLQNAGFPAPQIAHRPNTQNADPQAMNMNNRLRDHTFQMPHTNAQVPMSSLPGLFNLSMNHGSGNQQFQMNQSSSGPAPQLPNLSESFQMAQGSSQVTMSSRPAHSNTSMNHSSRNQYNHVDQRPSRPAPHLPTLTKEEEAFLETPDFEQFGRQLYNYLLPGILPNGAADTFSDAPKHQLLKLAKTLKPMLYDYWRKTMQMQNRGANINIIQWIIDFNAKFAALNSSVAKASNSSDVLNQTLPTAAEVSDVAREDASTSQPSKSRSMYIRPAASLDNTLETLDENLDSSQSHAGPVPAASTKPKTPSFEKMIRYSGIKKRSTMDMDNFVRMLDEKINFSPEPSTSSDIASSVKGYMSQSFLHQQDDEAPDCTKNVHSESDLKQAEPQESDKQSDKELPSNE, translated from the exons ATGGATAATCGtggtcatttttcttcaaatgggAATTTCCCACCGCAAGGATATCACCGACGTGAGCAGTCCCAAGAAGGAATGAGAATCGGGAATCATCACGGACCGTTTTCTTCGGGCAACATGCGTAGTATTGgag gctcaGCTCAAAACCAGCAGCAACGTCATTGGACAAACATGCTCAATGGCTCAAATAATGTTGAGAATTCTTGGGTGTGCTTCTCTGGAAACACGTCTCTTGCCGATGATCCAAATGTTCTCTCCAATTTCTCTGCGTTGGCACAACAAAGAGTTAACCATTTTGATACAATTGTGCAGGAAAGGGACAATAGGAATGCGAGTTTCCTGAATGGTTCAGCAGTTGGAAATAACCTGAACACTTCGTTTAGCGTTTTTGGCAACTTGCGAGGAGGAGACCAAGATCATCGAGTTCTTTCCGATCACACTGGAATTTACACTGGTTTGGGATCCACTGGACAAAACGCTGTTGGAACCGGGATAAGACTGGCCGCTGATGTCGCGAACGGCAATTTCTTGGAGCAGAGAGCACCTACTGCCATGGGACACAACCAAAGCTATTCTGCACTGAACCAGTCATTAGCACCAACACTCCTTGACCAATACAATCAGGCACTCCTCGACCAATACAATCAGTCTTCACAAATGGCTCAAGGACGAGGATATCCGGCTCCAAATATAGCTTACGGTCTTCAAAATGCCGGTTTTCCAGCTCCACAAATAGCTCATCGGCCGAATACTCAAAATGCAGATCCTCAAGCGATGAATATGAATAACCGTTTAAGAGATCATACCTTCCAGATGCCACATACAAACGCTCAAGTTCCAATGAGTTCTCTGCCAGGTCTATTTAATTTATCCATGAATCACGGCTCCGGGAATCAACAGTTCCAAATGAATCAAAGCTCATCAGGCCCTGCACCTCAGTTGCCTAATCTGTCGGAAAGCTTCCAGATGGCGCAAGGGAGCTCTCAAGTTACAATGAGTTCCAGACCAGCTCACTCCAACACTTCTATGAATCACAGCTCGAGGAACCAATACAACCACGTGGATCAACGCCCATCACGCCCTGCACCCCATTTGCCAACTCTGACAAAGGAAGAGGAAGCTTTCTTGGAGACTCcagattttgaacaatttggaAGACAATTGTACAACTACTTGCTTCCGGGAATCCTTCCAAATGGTGCTGCAGACACTTTCA gTGACGCTCCCAAGCATCAGTTGCTGAAGCTGGCAAAAACACTGAAGCCGATGCTCTACGACTACTGGCGGAAGACGATGCAAATGCAGAATCGTGGAGCCAACATCAACATTATTCAGTGGATTATTGATTTCAACGCCAAGTTTGCTGCTCTCAACAGTTCAGTTGCCAAAGCCTCAAACTCATCGGATGTTCTCAATCAAACTCTTCCAACTGCGGCTGAGGTTTCGGATGTTGCCAG AGAGGATGCTTCGACTTCACAGCCATCCAAAAGCCGATCCATGTACATTCGTCCCGCTGCCAGTCTTGATAATACCTTGGAGACACTTGATGAGAATTTGGATTCTTCACAAAGTCATGCCGGGCCAGTTCCAGCAGCTTCAACTAAGCCCAAAACACCATCCTTTGAGAAGATGATTAGATACAGTGGCATCAAAAAGCGAAGCACAATGGACATGGATAATTTTGTTCGTATGCTTGATGAAAAGATCAACTTTTCGCCTGAGCCAAGCACTTCAAG TGATATTGCCAGCTCTGTGAAAGGCTACATGTCTCAATCCTTCCTCCACCAACAAGATGACGAAGCTCCTGATTGCACCAAGAATGTTCATTCTGAAAGTGATTTGAAACAAGCTGAGCCACAAGAATCGGACAAGCAAAG tgacaaGGAATTGCCAAGCAATGAATGA